A window of Melospiza melodia melodia isolate bMelMel2 chromosome Z, bMelMel2.pri, whole genome shotgun sequence contains these coding sequences:
- the SLC14A1 gene encoding urea transporter 1, protein MENCVDVKIESKGERMPMKQNPLSTGGKSFCRAVGYLTGDMKDFGTWLKDKPLVIQLLDWVLRGISQVMFVNNPLTGLVILAGLLLQNPWWTLTGCVGTLVSTLTALILGQDRSAIAAGLYGYNGVLVGLLMAVFSADGDYNWWLLLPVALVSMTCPIFTSALSAVFSKWDLPVLTLPFNLALTLYLAASGPHNLFFPTTVIRPAMATPNITWADAEITMLLQSIPVGVGQVYGCDNPWTGGIFLIGLFISSPLICVHTVIGSAVGMLAGLSLATPFSQIYSGLWGYNSSLSCAAIGGMFLALTWQTHLLAMACALFSAYLGAAVTHVLSVFGVPSGTWPFCLSALTFLLMTTNHSGICRLPLSKVTYPEANRAYYLVMKKHEKSCCEA, encoded by the exons ATGGAAAACTGTGTTGATGTCAAGATAGAAAGCAAGGGGGAAAGAATGCCAATGAAGCAGAATCCACTGAGCACGGGTGGGAAGAGTTTCTGCAGAGCTGTGGGTTACCTCACTGGAGACATGAAGGATTTTGGAACCTGGCTGAAAG ACAAGCCCCTTGTGATCCAGCTCCTTGACTGGGTGCTGCGTGGGATATCCCAGGTGATGTTTGTTAACAACCCCCTCACTGGGCTGGTCatcctggctgggctcctgctgcagaACCCGTGGTGGACACTCACAGGATGTGTGGGAACACTTGTCTCAACTTTAACTGCACTCATTCTGGGTCAGGACAG ATCAGCCATAGCAGCAGGCCTGTATGGATACAACGGGGTCCTGGTGGGATTGCTGATGGCTGTCTTCTCTGCTGATGGAGACTACAACTGGTGGCTCCTCCTGCCTGTGGCACTGGTGTCCATGACCTG CCCTATTTTCACCAGTGCTTTAAGTGCAGTTTTCTCTAAGTGGGACCTGCCTGTTCTCACCTTGCCTTTCAACTTGGCCCTGACCCTCTACCTGGCTGCTTCAGGACCACACAACCTCTTCTTCCCCACGACTGTGATTCGTCCTGCAATGGCAACACCGAACATCACCTGGGCAGACGCTGAAATCACAATG CTCCTGCAATCCATCCCCGTCGGCGTGGGCCAGGTTTATGGTTGTGACAACCCCTGGACTGGGGGAATTTTCCTGATTGGTTTATTTATCTCCTCTCCACTCATTTGTGTCCACACAGTGATCGGCTCAGCAGTGGGGATGCTGGCAG GGCTGAGCTTAGCAACGCCGTTCAGCCAAATCTACTCGGGGCTGTGGGGCTACAACAGCTCCCTGTCGTGCGCTGCCATCGGGGGCATGTTCCTGGCTCTCACCTGGCAGACACACCTCCTGGCCATGGCCTGTG CACTCTTCAGTGCCTACCTGGGAGCAGCAGTGACCCACGTGTTGTCTGTG TTTGGGGTGCCATCTGGAACCTGGCCCTTTTGCTTGTCTGCCCTGACCTTCCTGCTAATGACCACGAACCACTCTGGGATCTGCAGGCTGCCACTCTCCAAAGTCACCTACCCAGAAGCCAACAGAGCTTATTACCTGGTGATGAAGAAACATGAGAAGTCCTGCTGTGAGGCATAG